Proteins from a single region of Schistocerca gregaria isolate iqSchGreg1 chromosome 3, iqSchGreg1.2, whole genome shotgun sequence:
- the LOC126354165 gene encoding biorientation of chromosomes in cell division protein 1-like 1 isoform X2, with product MEVSMAQYPPGDPRLVDKIVGQLKSQGIFDRFRKECIADVDTKPAYQNLHQRVETSVSAFLAQQEWKSDLNKNQVRDSLRKHIHESGFLDIGVERIVDQVVNPKIMPVFLPQIEDVVYSCLGIEKPKKNKENFNVTMCPPPIQQPPEKKPEPLQVLSEMLPKDLDPISPESDTFKDDDDDVDNEDNDNDDEEEEDEELDNNDDGLDKSKVTEEEESSPPFEPIERIHSNHDSNDSNLSDISGLSSEDSQISDISFSNSKKDMSIPKCPVSDVVSQDSQLSKVSSNSRLSMEFSDEQKESSKILANDNKEGAFSQISEDSLKQKFEGIASFSQQHVFSHSPHVTEEHQDKSKDVQINEEVLRNKHSQSNTESIVNKLQKCEFDFADSASIQTEETAKNSIDENDSQSQLYTGMESCNVSEAAKPKSKMAIFSSIFKDNKIENQDNLTNKSVNDYSWDDNLNSNYESLDVSEQSSMVEKHTDNFGEDNVNEIYCSEGNPITPTLSDIKQKNIVPANSTSVNFKNEDTETFLLKDNSLDGYNKMDHIDIKSDTQFETDTDTKDSQSLQGIHHYDSIQESFNTNDSQLLIGKFKEHEGEGKSITSLGIPPGDETKDNKQFIKEGHNTKQLKCETETKSETDTSHDRGSNLEEVSSRKENIKEPHREQGKKEHCKDNSQSDRHTKDGTKERSRSEKEITKDRSRHDKLPKDSSKEHMKHDDRKSKEGTKDHSKRDDSRERNKQNERKERSKRDDKEISKDKHKHEERSDRERSRHDSKSEKEKIRDHSRHDEKNDRNTYKDRKEAGKDSSRRDKSREDKSSKTSEKDKGKQEEKSDKYKTKIDEKSKSEKDKARNENSSSKLTHQDAEQKEKHKSDSKRSKDKYKSDKTKHVSDGKPRKSNDDKPEKEITNKEDQKEKMRDQSKTESGESAEKSHKDKQRIHEKNEKDRKGHDKSRESSSSSSSRKSDKKGENKSQKNENKDKEKKKENKSKSAPDDHFVHRDKNSEDRRSTDRDSNGTSCDKSRGKSTESQSSQKQEKKNSRHSGTGKTEGGVTESQDTNAKSEECNEDDSPSKSPESSPSSLLPLKKRPLHQHSESEEELDEYSCSNDSGKLVLKLKKPKIAANIFEIKKIMQLRKSMAKIENRNRYHNGKHSEIKDRRGKQQNDTEILGTAGVKEGELQSSDPLGFQVSECEDALTNDEDKLVSQEGIPMPAKETVLQNVKQNTHMHTDNETVPSSVFKPEEEDSPNEDSDDHDNSDVDGDLTHFEQASAQQTENLAAYIRTYEENLCSNPICFTDCSDSDNEETSTSHSLSHLKCKVVKEIVDKYVRQHFGLDSDLTVSVTEANSAAKTLRSEDITGETNDIPTSSKSKTNTGKDVPGGIPKKSRTAIDSSGTAHYETNKNIVDNSQSSSELNHAKFDASATSKKLPKGYVLEWVPMATTGIDSSDNNAVHSHKRHFKRNGAGSGKTKSTGNIYKQINMEQKAEACVDKIPSAPSESALERVSAPEVRETPYLKSEPDNSHAVNCTPSNGPDNRYVIADSDEDEYVGDEKSNVDNNIDKSSSDDEKVPLSADLIFHSLRDLMLESGMQKQISPEKVIGITENLPKPASEPRRNLLGRSRRPGLGRPAPGKGVVVDNSNSRTSTPDFVMPLSPESDVSASSGEQNKKIVDNREAGNIGDGDVDTVNLNQEESESKRTLRSATTAYRGQRYSSDELYKPRPLFNVTSRRAKSKQQSPPLPEVCSFVSRSDSEEASVNC from the exons TTACCATGTGCCCTCCACCAATACAGCAGCCTCCTGAAAAGAAACCTGAGCCCCTTCAGGTTCTTAGTGAGATGCTTCCAAAAGATCTGGATCCCATTTCTCCAGAAAGTGATACCTtcaaagatgatgacgatgatgttgataatgaagataatgataatgatgatgaagaagaagaagatgaagaattgGATAATAATGATGATGGACTAGATAAGAGTAAAGTTACTGAAGAAGAAGAATCATCtccaccatttgaaccaatagaaaGAATACATTCAAACCATGATTCAAATGACAGCAATTTGTCTGATATATCAGGTCTCAGTAGCGAAGACAGTCAGATTTCCGACATTTCATTTTCTAACAGTAAAAAAGACATGTCTATTCCAAAATGTCCAGTGTCAGATGTAGTAAGCCAGGATAGCCAACTGTCCAAAGTATCATCTAACAGCAGATTATCTATGGAGTTTTCAGATGAGCAGAAGGAGTCTTCGAAAATACTTGCTAATGACAACAAAGAGGGGGCTTTTTCCcaaatttcagaagattctttgaaacAAAAATTTGAAGGAATTGCTTCGTTTTCACAACAACATGTTTTTAGCCATTCACCTCATGTGACAGAAGAACATCAGGATAAAAGTAAAGATGTGCAGATAAATGAAGAAGTGCTCAGGAACAAACACTCACAAAGCAACACAGAAAGCATTGTTAATAAATTACAAAAGTGTGAATTTGATTTTGCTGATTCAGCTAGCATTCAgacagaagaaacagcaaaaaacaGTATTGATGAAAATGACTCCCAATCACAGCTTTATACAGGAATGGAATCATGCAATGTAAGTGAAGCTGCAAAACCTAAATCTAAAATGGcaattttttcttctatttttaaagacaataaaattgaaAATCAGGATAATCTTAcaaataaatctgtaaatgattATAGTTGGGATGATAATCTGAATAGTAATTATGAGTCTCTTGATGTTTCTGAACAGAGCAGTATGGTGGAAAAACATACTGATAATTTTGGTGAagataatgttaatgaaatatattgTAGTGAAGGAAATCCTATCACTCCAACACTATCTGATATCAAACAAAAAAACATAGTTCctgcaaacagtacaagtgttaacTTTAAGAATGAAGATACAGAAACATTTTTGCTAAAAGATAATTCACTTGATGGGTACAATAAAATGGACCACATTGACATCAAAAGTGACACACAATTTGAGACAGACACTGACACAAAAGACAGCCAGTCCCTTCAAGGTATCCATCATTATGATAGTATCCAAGAATCATTTAACACAAATGACTCTCAGCTACTAATCGGAAAATTCAAAGAACATGAAGGGGAAGGTAAAAGTATTACCTCCTTGGGTATCCCACCCGGGGATGAAACAaaggataataaacagtttattaaaGAAGGACACAATACAAAACAACTTAAATGTGAAACTGAGACTAAAAGTGAAACAGATACGTCACACGATAGAGGTAGCAATCTTGAAGAAGTTTCTTcaaggaaagaaaatattaaaGAACCACATAGAGAACAGGGAAAGAAAGAACACTGCAAAGATAATTCTCAGAGTGACAGACACACAAAGGATGGGACCAAAGAACGTTCAAGATCTGAAAAGGAAATTACCAAAGATCGAAGCCGACATGACAAACTTCCAAAAGATAGTAGTAAGGAACATATGAAACATGATGACAGAAAGTCAAAAGAAGGAACTAAGGATCACTCCAAGCGTGATGACAGCAGAGAAAGAAACAAGCAAAATGAGAGAAAAGAACGGAGTAAAAGAGATGACAAAGAAATAAGTAAAGATAAACACAAACATGAGGAAAGAAGTGACAGAGAACGTTCAAGACATGACTCTAAATCAGAGAAAGAAAAGATAAGGGATCACTCTCGCCATGATGAGAAAAATGACAGAAACACGTATAAAGATCGAAAGGAAGCAGGTAAAGATAGCTCAAGGAGAGACAAGTCTAGAGAGGATAAGTCTAGCAAAACATCAGAGAAAGATAAAGGGAAGCAGGAAGAAAAAAGCGACAAATACAAAACTAAAATAGATGAAAAATCCAAGAGTGAAAAGGATAAGGCAAGAAATGAAAACTCATCCTCAAAACTGACTCATCAGGACGcagaacagaaagaaaaacataaatcAGATAGCAAACGAAGTAAAGATAAATATAAAAGTGATAAAACTAAGCATGTCTCTGATGGGAAGCCTAGAAAGTCTAATGATgacaaaccagaaaaagaaataacTAACAAAGAAGACCAAAAAGAAAAGATGAGAGATCAATCTAAAACTGAGTCTGGCGAAAGTGCAGAAAAATCACATAAAGACAAACAAAGAATTCATGAAAAGAATGAAAAAGATAGGAAAGGTCATGATAAGAGCAGGGAaagcagtagtagcagtagcagcagaaaaTCTGATAAGAAAGGCGaaaacaaatcacaaaaaaatgaaaataaagataaagagaaaaagaaggaaaacaagaGCAAAAGTGCACCTGATGATCATTTTGTTCACAGAGACAAAAATTCAGAAGACCGTAGGTCGACTGATAGAGACAGCAATGGTACTTCATGCGATAAGTCCCGGGGAAAGAGTACAGAATCTCAGTCTTCACAAAAACAAGAGAAGAAAAACAGTAGGCATAGTGGCACTGGAAAAACAGAAGGTGGTGTCACTGAATCACAAGATACAAATGCAAAATCTGAAGAGTGCAATGAAGATGACTCCCCTTCAAAATCACCAGAGTCATCTCCATCTTCCTTACTTCCATTAAAAAAACGACCTCTCCATCAGCATTCTGAGAGTGAAGAGGAGTTAGATGAGTATTCATGCAGCAATGACTCTGGAAAATTGGTACTGAAGTTAAAAAAACCAAAAATTGCTGCAAACATTTTTGAGATCAAGAAAATAATGCAGCTACGAAAATCAATGGCCAAGATAGAAAATCGTAACAGATATCATAATGGTAAGCACAGTGAAATAAAGGATCGTAGGGGGAAACAGCAGAATGATACTGAAATCTTAGGCACAGCTGGTGTTAAAGAAGGAGAATTGCAGTCCTCTGATCCACTGGGTTTCCAGGTTTCAGAGTGTGAAGATGCATTGACAAATGATGAAGATAAATTGGTGTCTCAGGAAGGTATACCAATGCCAGCAAAAGAAACCGTACTGCAGAATGTGAAGCAAAATACACATATGCATACAGACAATGAGACAGTTCCAAGTAGTGTTTTCAAGCCTGAAGAAGAAGATTCTCCTAATGAAGACAGTGATGACCATGATAACAGTGATGTAGATGGTGATCTCACACATTTTGAACAAGCGTCAGCACAACAGACAGAAAATCTTGCAGCTTATATAAGAACTTATGAAGAAAACCTTTGTTCAAATCCTATTTGTTTCACAGATTGTAGTGACAGTGATAATGAAGAAACATCAACCTCTCACTCACTTTCACATTTGAAGTGTAAAGTTGTTAAGGAAATAGTTGACAAATATGTGCGTCAGCATTTTGGACTTGATAGTGACCTTACTGTTTCTGTAACAGAAGCAAATAGTGCTGCTAAAACATTGAGATCTGAAGACATCACTGGTGAAACAAATGACATTCCTACATCGTCtaaatcgaaaacaaatactggaaAGGATGTACCAGGTGGAATTCCTAAAAAATCAAGAACAGCAATTGACAGTTCGGGCACAGCACATTATGAAACAAACAAGAACATTGTAGATAACAGCCAGAGTTCCTCTGAACTTAATCATGCCAAGTTTGATGCTAGTGCAACAAGCAAGAAACTACCCAAAGGCTATGTTCTGGAGTGGGTTCCTATGGCTACCACAGGTATAGATAGTAGTGACAATAATGCAGTACATTCTCACAAAAGGCATTTTAAAAGAAATGGTGCTGGTAGTGGTAAAACAAAATCCACTGGGAACATATACAAGCAAATAAATATGGAACAAAAGGCAGAAGCATGTGTTGATAAAATACCATCTGCACCATCGGAAAGTGCTCTCGAACGAGTTTCAGCACCTGAAGTACGTGAGACTCCATATCTCAAGTCTGAGCCTGATAACTCACATGCTGTGAACTGCACTCCCAGCAACGGTCCAGATAATCGTTATGTAATTGCAGACTCTGATGAGGATGAATATGTTGGAGATGAAAAGTCTAATGTAGACAACAACATTGACAAAAGCAGTTCAGATGATGAGAAAGTACCACTATCTGCTGATTTAATTTTCCATTCTCTGAGAGACTTGATGCTAGAGAGTGGTATGCAGAAACAGATTTCACCAGAAAAAGTAATTGGGATAACAGAAAACCTGCCTAAACCTGCGTCAGAACCAAGACGCAACTTGTTAGGTCGCAGTAGACGACCTGGACTTGGCAGACCTGCTCCTGGAAAAGGTGTAGTAGTGGACAACAGTAACAGTCGGACATCTACACCTGATTTTGTCATGCCACTGAGTCCCGAGAGTGATGTATCAGCATCATCTGgagaacagaacaaaaaaataGTGGACAACAGAG AAGCAGGAAACATAGGAGATGGTGATGTGGATACTGTGAATTTGAACCAAGAGGAGTCTGAAAGCAAAAGAACACTGAG GAGTGCCACAACAGCTTATCGTGGCCAACGGTACAGCAGTGATGAATTGTATAAACCAAGGCCACTTTTCAATGTAACTTCAAGGCGTGCCAAATCAAAACAACAGTCCCCACCACTACCTGAAG TTTGTTCCTTTGTTTCCAGAAGTGACAGTGAAGAAGCGTCGGTCAACTGTTGA
- the LOC126354165 gene encoding biorientation of chromosomes in cell division protein 1-like 1 isoform X1, whose product MEVSMAQYPPGDPRLVDKIVGQLKSQGIFDRFRKECIADVDTKPAYQNLHQRVETSVSAFLAQQEWKSDLNKNQVRDSLRKHIHESGFLDIGVERIVDQVVNPKIMPVFLPQIEDVVYSCLGIEKPKKNKENFNVTMCPPPIQQPPEKKPEPLQVLSEMLPKDLDPISPESDTFKDDDDDVDNEDNDNDDEEEEDEELDNNDDGLDKSKVTEEEESSPPFEPIERIHSNHDSNDSNLSDISGLSSEDSQISDISFSNSKKDMSIPKCPVSDVVSQDSQLSKVSSNSRLSMEFSDEQKESSKILANDNKEGAFSQISEDSLKQKFEGIASFSQQHVFSHSPHVTEEHQDKSKDVQINEEVLRNKHSQSNTESIVNKLQKCEFDFADSASIQTEETAKNSIDENDSQSQLYTGMESCNVSEAAKPKSKMAIFSSIFKDNKIENQDNLTNKSVNDYSWDDNLNSNYESLDVSEQSSMVEKHTDNFGEDNVNEIYCSEGNPITPTLSDIKQKNIVPANSTSVNFKNEDTETFLLKDNSLDGYNKMDHIDIKSDTQFETDTDTKDSQSLQGIHHYDSIQESFNTNDSQLLIGKFKEHEGEGKSITSLGIPPGDETKDNKQFIKEGHNTKQLKCETETKSETDTSHDRGSNLEEVSSRKENIKEPHREQGKKEHCKDNSQSDRHTKDGTKERSRSEKEITKDRSRHDKLPKDSSKEHMKHDDRKSKEGTKDHSKRDDSRERNKQNERKERSKRDDKEISKDKHKHEERSDRERSRHDSKSEKEKIRDHSRHDEKNDRNTYKDRKEAGKDSSRRDKSREDKSSKTSEKDKGKQEEKSDKYKTKIDEKSKSEKDKARNENSSSKLTHQDAEQKEKHKSDSKRSKDKYKSDKTKHVSDGKPRKSNDDKPEKEITNKEDQKEKMRDQSKTESGESAEKSHKDKQRIHEKNEKDRKGHDKSRESSSSSSSRKSDKKGENKSQKNENKDKEKKKENKSKSAPDDHFVHRDKNSEDRRSTDRDSNGTSCDKSRGKSTESQSSQKQEKKNSRHSGTGKTEGGVTESQDTNAKSEECNEDDSPSKSPESSPSSLLPLKKRPLHQHSESEEELDEYSCSNDSGKLVLKLKKPKIAANIFEIKKIMQLRKSMAKIENRNRYHNGKHSEIKDRRGKQQNDTEILGTAGVKEGELQSSDPLGFQVSECEDALTNDEDKLVSQEGIPMPAKETVLQNVKQNTHMHTDNETVPSSVFKPEEEDSPNEDSDDHDNSDVDGDLTHFEQASAQQTENLAAYIRTYEENLCSNPICFTDCSDSDNEETSTSHSLSHLKCKVVKEIVDKYVRQHFGLDSDLTVSVTEANSAAKTLRSEDITGETNDIPTSSKSKTNTGKDVPGGIPKKSRTAIDSSGTAHYETNKNIVDNSQSSSELNHAKFDASATSKKLPKGYVLEWVPMATTGIDSSDNNAVHSHKRHFKRNGAGSGKTKSTGNIYKQINMEQKAEACVDKIPSAPSESALERVSAPEVRETPYLKSEPDNSHAVNCTPSNGPDNRYVIADSDEDEYVGDEKSNVDNNIDKSSSDDEKVPLSADLIFHSLRDLMLESGMQKQISPEKVIGITENLPKPASEPRRNLLGRSRRPGLGRPAPGKGVVVDNSNSRTSTPDFVMPLSPESDVSASSGEQNKKIVDNREAGNIGDGDVDTVNLNQEESESKRTLRSATTAYRGQRYSSDELYKPRPLFNVTSRRAKSKQQSPPLPEEVTVKKRRSTVEGCESSHSEKGTYR is encoded by the exons TTACCATGTGCCCTCCACCAATACAGCAGCCTCCTGAAAAGAAACCTGAGCCCCTTCAGGTTCTTAGTGAGATGCTTCCAAAAGATCTGGATCCCATTTCTCCAGAAAGTGATACCTtcaaagatgatgacgatgatgttgataatgaagataatgataatgatgatgaagaagaagaagatgaagaattgGATAATAATGATGATGGACTAGATAAGAGTAAAGTTACTGAAGAAGAAGAATCATCtccaccatttgaaccaatagaaaGAATACATTCAAACCATGATTCAAATGACAGCAATTTGTCTGATATATCAGGTCTCAGTAGCGAAGACAGTCAGATTTCCGACATTTCATTTTCTAACAGTAAAAAAGACATGTCTATTCCAAAATGTCCAGTGTCAGATGTAGTAAGCCAGGATAGCCAACTGTCCAAAGTATCATCTAACAGCAGATTATCTATGGAGTTTTCAGATGAGCAGAAGGAGTCTTCGAAAATACTTGCTAATGACAACAAAGAGGGGGCTTTTTCCcaaatttcagaagattctttgaaacAAAAATTTGAAGGAATTGCTTCGTTTTCACAACAACATGTTTTTAGCCATTCACCTCATGTGACAGAAGAACATCAGGATAAAAGTAAAGATGTGCAGATAAATGAAGAAGTGCTCAGGAACAAACACTCACAAAGCAACACAGAAAGCATTGTTAATAAATTACAAAAGTGTGAATTTGATTTTGCTGATTCAGCTAGCATTCAgacagaagaaacagcaaaaaacaGTATTGATGAAAATGACTCCCAATCACAGCTTTATACAGGAATGGAATCATGCAATGTAAGTGAAGCTGCAAAACCTAAATCTAAAATGGcaattttttcttctatttttaaagacaataaaattgaaAATCAGGATAATCTTAcaaataaatctgtaaatgattATAGTTGGGATGATAATCTGAATAGTAATTATGAGTCTCTTGATGTTTCTGAACAGAGCAGTATGGTGGAAAAACATACTGATAATTTTGGTGAagataatgttaatgaaatatattgTAGTGAAGGAAATCCTATCACTCCAACACTATCTGATATCAAACAAAAAAACATAGTTCctgcaaacagtacaagtgttaacTTTAAGAATGAAGATACAGAAACATTTTTGCTAAAAGATAATTCACTTGATGGGTACAATAAAATGGACCACATTGACATCAAAAGTGACACACAATTTGAGACAGACACTGACACAAAAGACAGCCAGTCCCTTCAAGGTATCCATCATTATGATAGTATCCAAGAATCATTTAACACAAATGACTCTCAGCTACTAATCGGAAAATTCAAAGAACATGAAGGGGAAGGTAAAAGTATTACCTCCTTGGGTATCCCACCCGGGGATGAAACAaaggataataaacagtttattaaaGAAGGACACAATACAAAACAACTTAAATGTGAAACTGAGACTAAAAGTGAAACAGATACGTCACACGATAGAGGTAGCAATCTTGAAGAAGTTTCTTcaaggaaagaaaatattaaaGAACCACATAGAGAACAGGGAAAGAAAGAACACTGCAAAGATAATTCTCAGAGTGACAGACACACAAAGGATGGGACCAAAGAACGTTCAAGATCTGAAAAGGAAATTACCAAAGATCGAAGCCGACATGACAAACTTCCAAAAGATAGTAGTAAGGAACATATGAAACATGATGACAGAAAGTCAAAAGAAGGAACTAAGGATCACTCCAAGCGTGATGACAGCAGAGAAAGAAACAAGCAAAATGAGAGAAAAGAACGGAGTAAAAGAGATGACAAAGAAATAAGTAAAGATAAACACAAACATGAGGAAAGAAGTGACAGAGAACGTTCAAGACATGACTCTAAATCAGAGAAAGAAAAGATAAGGGATCACTCTCGCCATGATGAGAAAAATGACAGAAACACGTATAAAGATCGAAAGGAAGCAGGTAAAGATAGCTCAAGGAGAGACAAGTCTAGAGAGGATAAGTCTAGCAAAACATCAGAGAAAGATAAAGGGAAGCAGGAAGAAAAAAGCGACAAATACAAAACTAAAATAGATGAAAAATCCAAGAGTGAAAAGGATAAGGCAAGAAATGAAAACTCATCCTCAAAACTGACTCATCAGGACGcagaacagaaagaaaaacataaatcAGATAGCAAACGAAGTAAAGATAAATATAAAAGTGATAAAACTAAGCATGTCTCTGATGGGAAGCCTAGAAAGTCTAATGATgacaaaccagaaaaagaaataacTAACAAAGAAGACCAAAAAGAAAAGATGAGAGATCAATCTAAAACTGAGTCTGGCGAAAGTGCAGAAAAATCACATAAAGACAAACAAAGAATTCATGAAAAGAATGAAAAAGATAGGAAAGGTCATGATAAGAGCAGGGAaagcagtagtagcagtagcagcagaaaaTCTGATAAGAAAGGCGaaaacaaatcacaaaaaaatgaaaataaagataaagagaaaaagaaggaaaacaagaGCAAAAGTGCACCTGATGATCATTTTGTTCACAGAGACAAAAATTCAGAAGACCGTAGGTCGACTGATAGAGACAGCAATGGTACTTCATGCGATAAGTCCCGGGGAAAGAGTACAGAATCTCAGTCTTCACAAAAACAAGAGAAGAAAAACAGTAGGCATAGTGGCACTGGAAAAACAGAAGGTGGTGTCACTGAATCACAAGATACAAATGCAAAATCTGAAGAGTGCAATGAAGATGACTCCCCTTCAAAATCACCAGAGTCATCTCCATCTTCCTTACTTCCATTAAAAAAACGACCTCTCCATCAGCATTCTGAGAGTGAAGAGGAGTTAGATGAGTATTCATGCAGCAATGACTCTGGAAAATTGGTACTGAAGTTAAAAAAACCAAAAATTGCTGCAAACATTTTTGAGATCAAGAAAATAATGCAGCTACGAAAATCAATGGCCAAGATAGAAAATCGTAACAGATATCATAATGGTAAGCACAGTGAAATAAAGGATCGTAGGGGGAAACAGCAGAATGATACTGAAATCTTAGGCACAGCTGGTGTTAAAGAAGGAGAATTGCAGTCCTCTGATCCACTGGGTTTCCAGGTTTCAGAGTGTGAAGATGCATTGACAAATGATGAAGATAAATTGGTGTCTCAGGAAGGTATACCAATGCCAGCAAAAGAAACCGTACTGCAGAATGTGAAGCAAAATACACATATGCATACAGACAATGAGACAGTTCCAAGTAGTGTTTTCAAGCCTGAAGAAGAAGATTCTCCTAATGAAGACAGTGATGACCATGATAACAGTGATGTAGATGGTGATCTCACACATTTTGAACAAGCGTCAGCACAACAGACAGAAAATCTTGCAGCTTATATAAGAACTTATGAAGAAAACCTTTGTTCAAATCCTATTTGTTTCACAGATTGTAGTGACAGTGATAATGAAGAAACATCAACCTCTCACTCACTTTCACATTTGAAGTGTAAAGTTGTTAAGGAAATAGTTGACAAATATGTGCGTCAGCATTTTGGACTTGATAGTGACCTTACTGTTTCTGTAACAGAAGCAAATAGTGCTGCTAAAACATTGAGATCTGAAGACATCACTGGTGAAACAAATGACATTCCTACATCGTCtaaatcgaaaacaaatactggaaAGGATGTACCAGGTGGAATTCCTAAAAAATCAAGAACAGCAATTGACAGTTCGGGCACAGCACATTATGAAACAAACAAGAACATTGTAGATAACAGCCAGAGTTCCTCTGAACTTAATCATGCCAAGTTTGATGCTAGTGCAACAAGCAAGAAACTACCCAAAGGCTATGTTCTGGAGTGGGTTCCTATGGCTACCACAGGTATAGATAGTAGTGACAATAATGCAGTACATTCTCACAAAAGGCATTTTAAAAGAAATGGTGCTGGTAGTGGTAAAACAAAATCCACTGGGAACATATACAAGCAAATAAATATGGAACAAAAGGCAGAAGCATGTGTTGATAAAATACCATCTGCACCATCGGAAAGTGCTCTCGAACGAGTTTCAGCACCTGAAGTACGTGAGACTCCATATCTCAAGTCTGAGCCTGATAACTCACATGCTGTGAACTGCACTCCCAGCAACGGTCCAGATAATCGTTATGTAATTGCAGACTCTGATGAGGATGAATATGTTGGAGATGAAAAGTCTAATGTAGACAACAACATTGACAAAAGCAGTTCAGATGATGAGAAAGTACCACTATCTGCTGATTTAATTTTCCATTCTCTGAGAGACTTGATGCTAGAGAGTGGTATGCAGAAACAGATTTCACCAGAAAAAGTAATTGGGATAACAGAAAACCTGCCTAAACCTGCGTCAGAACCAAGACGCAACTTGTTAGGTCGCAGTAGACGACCTGGACTTGGCAGACCTGCTCCTGGAAAAGGTGTAGTAGTGGACAACAGTAACAGTCGGACATCTACACCTGATTTTGTCATGCCACTGAGTCCCGAGAGTGATGTATCAGCATCATCTGgagaacagaacaaaaaaataGTGGACAACAGAG AAGCAGGAAACATAGGAGATGGTGATGTGGATACTGTGAATTTGAACCAAGAGGAGTCTGAAAGCAAAAGAACACTGAG GAGTGCCACAACAGCTTATCGTGGCCAACGGTACAGCAGTGATGAATTGTATAAACCAAGGCCACTTTTCAATGTAACTTCAAGGCGTGCCAAATCAAAACAACAGTCCCCACCACTACCTGAAG AAGTGACAGTGAAGAAGCGTCGGTCAACTGTTGAAGGATGTGAATCCTCTCATTCTGAAAAAGGCACATACAGATGA